One window of the Populus nigra chromosome 4, ddPopNigr1.1, whole genome shotgun sequence genome contains the following:
- the LOC133691902 gene encoding calmodulin-binding receptor-like cytoplasmic kinase 2 isoform X1, protein MKSPCSPYVRRTPASGVRSTPDHIPYSPTSSSCPGSSAVKKRDPLFAVAKSVAGVFGACLMPPEPEPNDSKAFGSSEELKAPSVLMNRSYLFLPVVSNTSGSSERRQGSNRGIYSSPFNSVREREPGSVNFTMEEIYTATRNFSPTFKIGQGDFGTVYKGRLQDGTAVAIKRAKKSVNDKHLGEEFQSEIRTLAQVEHLHLVKFYGYLEHENERIVLMEYVPNGTLREHLDCMHGNVIDLARRVDIAIDVAHAVTYLHMYTDHPIIHRDIKSSNILLTENFRAKVADFGFARLAADSDSGATHVSTQVKGTAGYLDPEYMRTYQLTEKSDVYSFGVLLVELMTGRRPIEPKREIKERLTAKWAIKKFAEGNAIVILDPKLERTAANNLALEKILELALQCLAPGRQSRPSMRKCAEVLWSIRKDYKEQSTSDFCYLISSKSQGSFSVITEE, encoded by the exons ATGAAAAGCCCATGTTCTCCCTACGTTCGCCGGACCCCAGCCTCTGGCGTACGGTCTACGCCGGACCATATTCCTTACTCCCCTACATCCTCCTCCTGCCCAGGCAGCTCCGCCGTGAAGAAGCGGGACCCATTGTTTGCGGTAGCGAAATCGGTGGCCGGAGTGTTTGGTGCTTGTTTAATGCCCCCCGAGCCTGAGCCGAACGATTCAAAGGCCTTTGGTTCCTCTGAAGAGTTAAAAGCTCCCTCTG TGTTAATGAACCGCTCATATTTGTTCCTGCCAGTTGTATCCAATACTTCTGGGAGCAGTGAAAGAAGGCAAGGTTCAAATCGAGGCATTTATAGCAGTCCGTTCAATTCAGTCCGTGAGAGAGAACCTGGGAGTGTAAATTTTACCATGGAGGAAATATATACAGCCACAAGGAACTTCTCCCCCACATTCAAGATTGGACAAGGTGATTTTGGGACTGTTTACAAGGGGAGACTCCAAGATGGAACCGCTGTTGCCATCAAACGTGCCAAGAAG AGTGTAAATGACAAGCATTTAGGTGAAGAATTTCAAAGTGAGATTCGAACACTGGCACAGGTGGAACATTTACATCTAGTAAAGTTCTATGGATATTTGGaacatgaaaatgaaagaattgttCTTATGGAGTATGTTCCCAATGGAACTCTCAGAGAACACTTGGATT GTATGCATGGAAATGTTATTGACCTTGCTCGGCGCGTAGATATTGCAATTGATGTGGCTCATGCAGTCACCTACCTTCACATGTACACAG ATCACCCAATTATTCACAGGGACATAAAGTCCTCCAACATTCTCCTCACAGAAAACTTTCGAGCCAAGGTAGCTGATTTTGGTTTTGCTAGACTGGCAGCTGACAGCGATTCAGGTGCCACCCATGTGTCTACCCAAGTTAAAGGAACTGCTGGATACTTGGACCCAGAATACATGAGGACGTATCAATTAACTGAGAAGAGCGATGTTTATTCATTTGGTGTGTTGCTGGTTGAACTAATGACAGGTAGGCGTCCTATTGAACCGAAAAGGGAAATAAAGGAACGATTAACTGCAAAATGG GCAATAAAGAAGTTTGCAGAAGGTAATGCCATTGTGATCTTGGACCCGAAGCTAGAGCGAACTGCTGCAAATAACTTGGCCCTAGAAAAGATTCTGGAACTAGCATTGCAATGTTTGGCTCCTGGCAGACAGAGCAGGCCGAGCATGAGGAAATGCGCAGAGGTTCTTTGGAGCATTCGTAAGGATTACAAGGAACAATCAACCTCAGatttttgttatcttatttcttcaaaatcacaGGGGAGTTTTTCAGTTATAACAGAAGAATAA
- the LOC133691902 gene encoding calmodulin-binding receptor-like cytoplasmic kinase 2 isoform X2, which yields MKSPCSPYVRRTPASGVRSTPDHIPYSPTSSSCPGSSAVKKRDPLFAVAKSVAGVFGACLMPPEPEPNDSKAFGSSEELKAPSVVSNTSGSSERRQGSNRGIYSSPFNSVREREPGSVNFTMEEIYTATRNFSPTFKIGQGDFGTVYKGRLQDGTAVAIKRAKKSVNDKHLGEEFQSEIRTLAQVEHLHLVKFYGYLEHENERIVLMEYVPNGTLREHLDCMHGNVIDLARRVDIAIDVAHAVTYLHMYTDHPIIHRDIKSSNILLTENFRAKVADFGFARLAADSDSGATHVSTQVKGTAGYLDPEYMRTYQLTEKSDVYSFGVLLVELMTGRRPIEPKREIKERLTAKWAIKKFAEGNAIVILDPKLERTAANNLALEKILELALQCLAPGRQSRPSMRKCAEVLWSIRKDYKEQSTSDFCYLISSKSQGSFSVITEE from the exons ATGAAAAGCCCATGTTCTCCCTACGTTCGCCGGACCCCAGCCTCTGGCGTACGGTCTACGCCGGACCATATTCCTTACTCCCCTACATCCTCCTCCTGCCCAGGCAGCTCCGCCGTGAAGAAGCGGGACCCATTGTTTGCGGTAGCGAAATCGGTGGCCGGAGTGTTTGGTGCTTGTTTAATGCCCCCCGAGCCTGAGCCGAACGATTCAAAGGCCTTTGGTTCCTCTGAAGAGTTAAAAGCTCCCTCTG TTGTATCCAATACTTCTGGGAGCAGTGAAAGAAGGCAAGGTTCAAATCGAGGCATTTATAGCAGTCCGTTCAATTCAGTCCGTGAGAGAGAACCTGGGAGTGTAAATTTTACCATGGAGGAAATATATACAGCCACAAGGAACTTCTCCCCCACATTCAAGATTGGACAAGGTGATTTTGGGACTGTTTACAAGGGGAGACTCCAAGATGGAACCGCTGTTGCCATCAAACGTGCCAAGAAG AGTGTAAATGACAAGCATTTAGGTGAAGAATTTCAAAGTGAGATTCGAACACTGGCACAGGTGGAACATTTACATCTAGTAAAGTTCTATGGATATTTGGaacatgaaaatgaaagaattgttCTTATGGAGTATGTTCCCAATGGAACTCTCAGAGAACACTTGGATT GTATGCATGGAAATGTTATTGACCTTGCTCGGCGCGTAGATATTGCAATTGATGTGGCTCATGCAGTCACCTACCTTCACATGTACACAG ATCACCCAATTATTCACAGGGACATAAAGTCCTCCAACATTCTCCTCACAGAAAACTTTCGAGCCAAGGTAGCTGATTTTGGTTTTGCTAGACTGGCAGCTGACAGCGATTCAGGTGCCACCCATGTGTCTACCCAAGTTAAAGGAACTGCTGGATACTTGGACCCAGAATACATGAGGACGTATCAATTAACTGAGAAGAGCGATGTTTATTCATTTGGTGTGTTGCTGGTTGAACTAATGACAGGTAGGCGTCCTATTGAACCGAAAAGGGAAATAAAGGAACGATTAACTGCAAAATGG GCAATAAAGAAGTTTGCAGAAGGTAATGCCATTGTGATCTTGGACCCGAAGCTAGAGCGAACTGCTGCAAATAACTTGGCCCTAGAAAAGATTCTGGAACTAGCATTGCAATGTTTGGCTCCTGGCAGACAGAGCAGGCCGAGCATGAGGAAATGCGCAGAGGTTCTTTGGAGCATTCGTAAGGATTACAAGGAACAATCAACCTCAGatttttgttatcttatttcttcaaaatcacaGGGGAGTTTTTCAGTTATAACAGAAGAATAA
- the LOC133691913 gene encoding uncharacterized protein LOC133691913 — protein sequence MRIRKNAKLSSLVFSHGSGAQPLQTHVCQLNQSPWDVISFSQETYYPSSSLSQFEGEDSLNGNGSLGDSIGAVESVASMMMEDSEQKGMIKMKVDNMVIIDDNHDNEGNRRSEMLDDYEGMKIDSEFELKKCNKTDGKGWHCKNETRNGLTMCDHHHHLTSLKSSSCNNGNINGSAIATKKPDKGTCITGARRGRAKSAKKGSSSNSNPYEFYYYSGFGPLWGKRRGDRDAVNKNEDKDVDNGTIIDSMTQNTTPFSSSSPIENNRQFDHVEEEEEDDDDDEEEEDSGKKRMRKPVKARSLKSFM from the exons ATGAGGATTCGAAAGAACGcaaagctatcgtctctcgtgttCTCGCACGGTTCAGGAGCTCAGCCACTACAGACGCATGTTTGCCAGCTTAACCAGTCACCATGGGATGTGATTTCTTTCTCTCAAGAAACTTATTACCCGTCTTCTTCACTCAGCCAG TTCGAAGGAGAAGATAGCCTTAATGGAAATGGTAGCTTAGGCGATTCTATCGGTGCTGTTGAGAG CGTGGCGTCGATGATGATGGAAGATTCGGAACAGAAGGGAATGATTAAAATGAAGGTCGATAATATGGTTATTATTGACGATAATCATGACAATGAAGGTAACAGGAGATCAGAGATGCTTGACGATTACGAAGGAATGAAAATAGATAGCGAATTCGAGCTAAAGAAATGCAACAAGACTGATGGCAAAGGTTGGCATTGCAAGAATGAGACTAGAAATGGGCTCACCATGTGcgaccatcatcatcatttgaCATCTCTCAAATCATCATCATGTAACAACGGCAACATTAATGGCAGTGCCATTGCTACAAAAAAACCTGATAAGGGTACTTGTATTACCGGGGCACGCCGTGGTCGGGCAAAGTCAGCTAAAAAAGGGTCATCATCCAACTCAAATCCGTATGAATTTTATTACTATTCTGGGTTTGGGCCGTTGTGGGGCAAGAGAAGAGGAGATAGAGATGCAGTCAACAAGAATGAGGACAAAGATGTTGACAACGGTACCATTATTGATTCCATGACTCAAAATACGACACCGTTTTCAAGTTCTTCGCCAATTGAAAATAATCGGCAGTTTGATCATgtcgaggaggaggaggaggacgacgacgacgacgaagaGGAGGAGGATAGCGGCAAGAAACGGATGCGGAAACCCGTGAAAGCGCGGTCCCTGAAGTCTTTTATGTGA